From one Lotus japonicus ecotype B-129 chromosome 3, LjGifu_v1.2 genomic stretch:
- the LOC130745336 gene encoding uncharacterized protein LOC130745336 isoform X2 codes for MSLRRILCTHRRWVLLQPPSKYYLFRPKFCDHLCFHSLPPKTTAKEVASQRCSESLKSSQLHAYSSESDASRNKQNKSQEDVKHCNAHERRESPCFDRRDEFKIEILTRIVPWEKINVSWDTFPYPIDEHTKSLLVEFADSHLRYNKFASSFGTGLASSSGRILLQSIPGTERYQERLVRALAQHLQVPLLVFDRSILTAYDIEEPDVSEDESEDAEASAKAVLEKIKAAVQKLVPYNVEELPKDISGKEGSLESDSENEERWSSDSDVESDATENEDAVASAEAVVEKIKAAVQKLVPYNVEESSEDISGEEGSLESENEEGWSTYSDAESHASENEDAEASAEAVVEKIKAAVQKLVPYNVEELPKIISGESETSKSNDGKFDDKFECQLRKGDRVKYIGPDIPVTADDRPLANGQRGEVYEVNGDRVSVILDINEDELESVDNRKPPICWTNVNNIEHDLDAPSEDCYIAMEALCEVLHSEQPLIVYFPDGLHKSVPKSIQSEFFHKVQEKFELLSGPIVLICGQNKAQSKGQLLFSMNKGQKTSKDGEFYKPFNVLSIQPPKDEKLLAIFKKQLEEDRKIVISQRYLKKLRKVLDENQLSSVDLLHVDTDGVILTKQNQDKSR; via the exons ATGTCTTTGAGGAGAATACTGTGCACTCATCGGAGATGGGTCTTGTTGCAGCCGCCATCTAAATACTACTTGTTTAGACCAAAATTCTGCGATCATCTATGCTTTCATTCCTTGCCCCCAAAGACCACTGCTAAAGAAGTTGCTTCACAAAGGTGTAGTGAAAGCCTTAAGAGTTCTCAGTTACATGCTTACAGTTCTGAAAGCGATGCAAGTAGAAATAAACAAAACAAGTCTCAGGAAGATGTTAAGCACTGCAATGCACATGAAAGGAGAGAATCACCCTGTTTTGACAGAAGAGATGAGTTTAAAATTGAGATTTTGACAAGAATTGTTCCGTGGGAGAAAATTAACGTTTCTTGGGACACTTTTCCATATCCCATAGA TGAGCATACAAAAAGTCTTCTGGTGGAATTTGCTGATTCACACTTGAGATATAATAAGTTTGCTTCATCTTTTGGTACTGGCCTTGCATCTTCAAGTGGAAGAATATTGCTTCAGAGTATTCCCG GCACTGAGCGTTATCAGGAGAGATTAGTTAGAGCTCTTGCACAACATTTACAAGTTCCTTTGTTGGTGTTTGATAGAAGCATCCTTACTGCTTAT GATATTGAAGAGCCAGATGTTAGTGAAGATGAAAGTGAAGATGCAGAGGCTTCTGCCAAAGCAGTCCTTGAGAAAATTAAAGCTGCTGTTCAGAAACTTGTCCCATATAACGTTGAAGAGTTGCCGAAG GATATATCTGGGAAGGAAGGTTCTCTGGAGTCAGACTCAGAGAATGAGGAAAGGTGGTCGAGCGACTCCGATGTTGAGTCAGATGCTACTGAAAATGAAGATGCAGTGGCTTCTGCCGAAGCAGTCGTTGAGAAAATTAAAGCGGCTGTTCAGAAACTTGTCCCATATAATGTTGAAGAATCGTCGGAG GATATATCTGGGGAGGAAGGTTCTCTGGAGTCAGAGAATGAGGAAGGGTGGTCGACCTATTCCGATGCCGAGTCACATGCTAGTGAAAATGAAGATGCAGAGGCTTCTGCCGAAGCAGTCGTTGAGAAAATTAAAGCGGCTGTTCAGAAACTTGTCCCATATAATGTTGAAGAATTGCCGAAG ATAATCTCTGGAGAGTCTGAGACTTCCAAGTCTAATGATGGCAAGTTCGATGATAAATTTGAATGTCAACTAAGAAAAG GCGACCGTGTGAAGTACATTGGGCCAGATATTCCAGTTACAGCTGATGATAG GCCTTTAGCTAATGGTCAGAGAGGAGAGGTGTATGAGGTTAATGGAGATCGAGTCTCTGTCATTTTGGATATTAATGAGGATGAGCTGGAAAGTGTTGATAATAGAAAGCCACCAATTTGTTGGACTAATGTTAACAACATTGAGCATGATCTTGATGCTCCATCAGAGGATTGCTACATAGCAATGGAGGCTTTATGTGAG GTTTTACATTCCGAACAACCACTTATTGTCTATTTTCCAGATGGTTTGCATAAATCAGTTCCGAAGTCAATCCAAAGTGAGTTTTTTCACAAGGTCCAAGAGAAGTTTGAACTGCTATCTGGCCCCATAGTACTGATTTGTGGGCAAAACAAAGCTCAGTCGAAAGGACAATTA CTTTTTTCTATGAATAAAGGGCAAAAGACATCAAAAGATGGTGAATTTTACAAGCCCTTTAATGTGTTGTCTATACAGCCACCTAAG GATGAGAAACTACTGGCAATATTCAAGAAACAACTTGAGGAAGATAGGAAAATTGTGATTTCACAAAGATATTTGAAGAAACTACGGAAA GTTCTCGACGAAAATCAGCTGTCGTCAGTGGACCTCTTGCATGTAGATACTGATGGTGTCATTTTGACTAAGCAAA ATCAAGATAAATCCAGATGA
- the LOC130745336 gene encoding uncharacterized protein LOC130745336 isoform X1 yields MSLRRILCTHRRWVLLQPPSKYYLFRPKFCDHLCFHSLPPKTTAKEVASQRCSESLKSSQLHAYSSESDASRNKQNKSQEDVKHCNAHERRESPCFDRRDEFKIEILTRIVPWEKINVSWDTFPYPIDEHTKSLLVEFADSHLRYNKFASSFGTGLASSSGRILLQSIPGTERYQERLVRALAQHLQVPLLVFDRSILTAYDIEEPDVSEDESEDAEASAKAVLEKIKAAVQKLVPYNVEELPKDISGKEGSLESDSENEERWSSDSDVESDATENEDAVASAEAVVEKIKAAVQKLVPYNVEESSEDISGEEGSLESENEEGWSTYSDAESHASENEDAEASAEAVVEKIKAAVQKLVPYNVEELPKIISGESETSKSNDGKFDDKFECQLRKGDRVKYIGPDIPVTADDSRPLANGQRGEVYEVNGDRVSVILDINEDELESVDNRKPPICWTNVNNIEHDLDAPSEDCYIAMEALCEVLHSEQPLIVYFPDGLHKSVPKSIQSEFFHKVQEKFELLSGPIVLICGQNKAQSKGQLLFSMNKGQKTSKDGEFYKPFNVLSIQPPKDEKLLAIFKKQLEEDRKIVISQRYLKKLRKVLDENQLSSVDLLHVDTDGVILTKQNQDKSR; encoded by the exons ATGTCTTTGAGGAGAATACTGTGCACTCATCGGAGATGGGTCTTGTTGCAGCCGCCATCTAAATACTACTTGTTTAGACCAAAATTCTGCGATCATCTATGCTTTCATTCCTTGCCCCCAAAGACCACTGCTAAAGAAGTTGCTTCACAAAGGTGTAGTGAAAGCCTTAAGAGTTCTCAGTTACATGCTTACAGTTCTGAAAGCGATGCAAGTAGAAATAAACAAAACAAGTCTCAGGAAGATGTTAAGCACTGCAATGCACATGAAAGGAGAGAATCACCCTGTTTTGACAGAAGAGATGAGTTTAAAATTGAGATTTTGACAAGAATTGTTCCGTGGGAGAAAATTAACGTTTCTTGGGACACTTTTCCATATCCCATAGA TGAGCATACAAAAAGTCTTCTGGTGGAATTTGCTGATTCACACTTGAGATATAATAAGTTTGCTTCATCTTTTGGTACTGGCCTTGCATCTTCAAGTGGAAGAATATTGCTTCAGAGTATTCCCG GCACTGAGCGTTATCAGGAGAGATTAGTTAGAGCTCTTGCACAACATTTACAAGTTCCTTTGTTGGTGTTTGATAGAAGCATCCTTACTGCTTAT GATATTGAAGAGCCAGATGTTAGTGAAGATGAAAGTGAAGATGCAGAGGCTTCTGCCAAAGCAGTCCTTGAGAAAATTAAAGCTGCTGTTCAGAAACTTGTCCCATATAACGTTGAAGAGTTGCCGAAG GATATATCTGGGAAGGAAGGTTCTCTGGAGTCAGACTCAGAGAATGAGGAAAGGTGGTCGAGCGACTCCGATGTTGAGTCAGATGCTACTGAAAATGAAGATGCAGTGGCTTCTGCCGAAGCAGTCGTTGAGAAAATTAAAGCGGCTGTTCAGAAACTTGTCCCATATAATGTTGAAGAATCGTCGGAG GATATATCTGGGGAGGAAGGTTCTCTGGAGTCAGAGAATGAGGAAGGGTGGTCGACCTATTCCGATGCCGAGTCACATGCTAGTGAAAATGAAGATGCAGAGGCTTCTGCCGAAGCAGTCGTTGAGAAAATTAAAGCGGCTGTTCAGAAACTTGTCCCATATAATGTTGAAGAATTGCCGAAG ATAATCTCTGGAGAGTCTGAGACTTCCAAGTCTAATGATGGCAAGTTCGATGATAAATTTGAATGTCAACTAAGAAAAG GCGACCGTGTGAAGTACATTGGGCCAGATATTCCAGTTACAGCTGATGATAG CAGGCCTTTAGCTAATGGTCAGAGAGGAGAGGTGTATGAGGTTAATGGAGATCGAGTCTCTGTCATTTTGGATATTAATGAGGATGAGCTGGAAAGTGTTGATAATAGAAAGCCACCAATTTGTTGGACTAATGTTAACAACATTGAGCATGATCTTGATGCTCCATCAGAGGATTGCTACATAGCAATGGAGGCTTTATGTGAG GTTTTACATTCCGAACAACCACTTATTGTCTATTTTCCAGATGGTTTGCATAAATCAGTTCCGAAGTCAATCCAAAGTGAGTTTTTTCACAAGGTCCAAGAGAAGTTTGAACTGCTATCTGGCCCCATAGTACTGATTTGTGGGCAAAACAAAGCTCAGTCGAAAGGACAATTA CTTTTTTCTATGAATAAAGGGCAAAAGACATCAAAAGATGGTGAATTTTACAAGCCCTTTAATGTGTTGTCTATACAGCCACCTAAG GATGAGAAACTACTGGCAATATTCAAGAAACAACTTGAGGAAGATAGGAAAATTGTGATTTCACAAAGATATTTGAAGAAACTACGGAAA GTTCTCGACGAAAATCAGCTGTCGTCAGTGGACCTCTTGCATGTAGATACTGATGGTGTCATTTTGACTAAGCAAA ATCAAGATAAATCCAGATGA
- the LOC130745338 gene encoding uncharacterized protein LOC130745338: MAAFSLRIRIHTLSNPCLLHYRRLLCTFNSSGGAGDDPNSPDSNQTPLRNQWSASQLQEKLKHITLMRNHWASQLHKNWKQFDFSSSEDILKARYLDPDLQFLSEFNASRNVLYHRILAKAAKFRRIVEDMDWRTFNPMKTRIMLWNRATVLIVRIKDLDEITYEGAKWLAKLSNARVASFDEMITNLSQMRKEWFVLKDLNSLLEDLRKLKWDCNKEEQEELNEDLWDELNEELGNVRWDEIHQALMSFRGACLFDAKQLAMKTDEYLACLEENMKFIREMRQPIIPD; this comes from the coding sequence ATGGCGGCATTCTCCCTGAGAATTAGAATCCACACTTTGTCAAACCCTTGTCTGCTCCACTATCGCCGCCTCTTATGCACCTTCAACTCCTCCGGTGGTGCCGGCGATGACCCCAACTCGCCCGACAGTAATCAGACTCCTTTGAGAAACCAATGGAGCGCCTCGCAATTGCAGGAGAAGTTGAAGCACATAACGTTGATGAGAAATCATTGGGCCTCGCAATTGCACAAGAACTGGAAGCAGTTTGATTTTTCGAGTTCAGAGGATATTTTGAAGGCAAGGTACTTGGATCCTGATCTTCAATTCTTATCGGAGTTCAACGCATCCAGAAATGTTTTATACCATCGGATTCTCGCCAAGGCCGCCAAGTTTCGCCGCATTGTGGAAGACATGGACTGGCGGACCTTCAATCCGATGAAAACCAGGATAATGCTATGGAATAGAGCCACCGTGTTAATTGTTAGGATCAAGGACTTGGATGAGATAACGTATGAGGGTGCTAAGTGGTTAGCCAAATTGAGCAATGCCAGAGTAGCTTCCTTCGATGAGATGATCACAAACTTATCCCAGATGAGGAAAGAATGGTTTGTTTTGAAAGATTTGAATTCTTTGCTTGAGGACTTAAGAAAGCTCAAGTGGGATTGTAacaaagaagaacaagaagaattGAATGAGGATTTGTGGGATGAATTAAATGAGGAGTTGGGGAATGTCAGGTGGGATGAAATTCATCAGGCGCTCATGAGCTTCAGGGGGGCGTGCTTGTTTGACGCCAAGCAGTTAGCCATGAAGACCGACGAGTACCTAGCTTGCTTGGAGGAGAACATGAAGTTTATCCGGGAGATGCGGCAACCAATAATACCAGATTAG